The following nucleotide sequence is from uncultured Ilyobacter sp..
TAAGATGGTTATAAGGATAGTAACTGCTCCTAGCAAACCGCTGACCATGGTGCTGAGTTTCAGAGTCTCCCAAACCCTCTTGTGAAGTCCACCGCCGTAATTCACGCTGAACAATGGCTGTGATGCCTGGGACACTCCTAAAAACACAAGATACAGAAGAATGTTTATATTCAGGATTATGCTGTATGCAGCTACCGCCGTGTCCCCCCCCATACGTAGAAATACATAGTTGAAGGCAAAAACAACCGCCCCGAAAGACATCTCATTTATGAAGCTCGGAAGCCCCACCTTGGCTATTCTCTGAATAACCGGAATTTCAAGTTTCGGACTTTGTAGTTTCAGTGAGTTTTTCTTTGATATAAAGTGAGTTAAAAGGACAGCAGTATAACTCGTCTGGGCAATCCCCGTAGCTAGAGCGGCTCCCTTCATCCCCCAGTTCAATTGAAAAATAAAAATATAATCCAGTATTATGTTTACTATCCCACATAAGACCATTCCCAGCATAGACACAGATGGATTTCCATCATTTCTTATAAATGCATTGAGGCAGTGTGGAAGCAGGTAAAAAAGAGTAAACTTTGAAAGAATACCGAGATAATCCTCAGTCATAGGAATGGCATCTCCCCTAGCTCCCAGAAAAAAACTGATCTTATTCAAAAATACAGTCTGACCCATAATGTATAAACATCCAAGGGCAAGAGCTAGAATTACAGAATGAGTAAATATTTTATTTCTTCCCTCATAGTCTCCCCTTCCTGCATCAACAGAAGCCGCTGTCGCCCCGCCTATTCCAAGGAGCATCCCGGTAGAAGAATAGAGTGTGTACGCAGGTATCACTGTATTCAGTGCCACAAGCCCAAGGCTTCCTATTCCTCTACCTATAAAAATCGTATCTATAAAAATCAAAACTCCTATGGACAATGTCCCTGTAACCGAAGGTATGAGATACCTTAAAAACAGTTTTGACACATTTCCGCTCTTAATT
It contains:
- a CDS encoding MATE family efflux transporter — encoded protein: MEKIKSGNVSKLFLRYLIPSVTGTLSIGVLIFIDTIFIGRGIGSLGLVALNTVIPAYTLYSSTGMLLGIGGATAASVDAGRGDYEGRNKIFTHSVILALALGCLYIMGQTVFLNKISFFLGARGDAIPMTEDYLGILSKFTLFYLLPHCLNAFIRNDGNPSVSMLGMVLCGIVNIILDYIFIFQLNWGMKGAALATGIAQTSYTAVLLTHFISKKNSLKLQSPKLEIPVIQRIAKVGLPSFINEMSFGAVVFAFNYVFLRMGGDTAVAAYSIILNINILLYLVFLGVSQASQPLFSVNYGGGLHKRVWETLKLSTMVSGLLGAVTILITILYTKEIIGLFIRDDIDLLRITGEGMPIFFSASVFMGLNIILSTFYQSIESSAVSSFITTMRSCVLMVVGLIFLPAMSGIKGVWMTPIFAEGTAFLISLFFLKRYFDKNRGSFENPIKGMPVYNK